Proteins encoded together in one candidate division WOR-3 bacterium window:
- a CDS encoding VOC family protein produces the protein MNSLCYWEIPATDVKCSADFYARLFGWKMSESGENYIMFDVEGGIGGGIYKVAKMPEPAIDVYIKVADIPATLKRVEELGGKVEKPKTEIGNEFGYYALFRDPCGCRIGIWAKE, from the coding sequence CGATGTTAAATGTTCGGCGGATTTTTATGCCCGATTGTTTGGCTGGAAGATGAGTGAGTCAGGCGAAAACTACATTATGTTTGATGTTGAAGGCGGGATTGGGGGCGGGATTTATAAAGTTGCAAAGATGCCGGAACCGGCGATTGATGTTTATATCAAAGTAGCGGACATTCCCGCGACGCTGAAGAGAGTAGAAGAATTGGGCGGGAAGGTCGAGAAACCGAAAACTGAAATCGGTAACGAGTTTGGTTATTACGCCCTTTTCCGTGATCCATGTGGTTGTCGGATTGGTATCTGGGCAAAAGAGTAA
- a CDS encoding phosphatidate cytidylyltransferase — protein MLKKNSLAGRIVIGTALALAVAGIILCTKLEILTLLVVIWVSLATVEFVNLLRIAEINLNLWLLIFLNLTIVLAAYLKLLPHFLIAPIGIVFLWATTQRQPLPRIPVYSLFTLIYLGFLPSHLILIRSTVQEKHFSPWLTLFPLVLTWINDTAAYALGKLFGKHKLAPVLSPNKTVEGFLSGTVFSAVLSGLWLPRMAPFSRYPVGIAVLLGAVLGAIAHAGDLFESLFKRAVGTKDSSTILGAHGGFLDRIDSLLFTIPAFYYILRLFLR, from the coding sequence GTGTTAAAGAAGAATAGCCTCGCCGGTCGAATCGTCATCGGTACCGCTCTTGCACTGGCGGTCGCCGGCATCATCCTTTGCACCAAACTGGAAATACTCACCCTCCTTGTTGTTATCTGGGTATCACTGGCAACAGTTGAGTTTGTCAACCTTCTCCGAATCGCCGAAATCAACCTGAATCTCTGGTTGCTAATCTTCCTTAACCTGACGATTGTCCTTGCCGCCTATTTAAAACTATTGCCCCATTTTCTTATTGCGCCCATCGGCATCGTCTTTCTCTGGGCAACAACCCAGCGCCAACCACTACCCCGCATTCCGGTCTATAGTCTCTTCACCCTCATCTATCTCGGTTTTCTGCCCTCGCACCTCATCCTCATTCGCAGCACTGTCCAAGAAAAACATTTTTCTCCCTGGCTCACCCTCTTCCCTTTAGTATTAACCTGGATTAATGACACCGCCGCTTATGCTCTGGGCAAACTGTTCGGCAAACATAAACTCGCCCCTGTACTCAGCCCTAACAAAACGGTTGAAGGTTTCCTCTCGGGGACTGTTTTTTCCGCTGTTCTCAGCGGCTTGTGGCTTCCGAGAATGGCGCCGTTTTCCCGCTATCCGGTTGGCATCGCTGTTTTACTGGGAGCGGTGCTGGGTGCCATCGCTCACGCTGGTGACCTGTTCGAATCGCTTTTCAAAAGAGCGGTAGGCACAAAGGACAGTTCTACCATTCTTGGGGCGCACGGTGGCTTTCTCGACCGCATTGATAGCCTCTTGTTCACCATCCCGGCGTTTTACTATATCCTCCGGCTCTTTTTACGATGA
- the uppS gene encoding polyprenyl diphosphate synthase gives MPKLRIPVHIAAIMDGNGRWARRRGLPRTFGHRQGVKALREIVEACGEIGVRFLTVFTFSTENWQRPKKEVDNLINLIDRAVDEQRADMIKNNVRFRAIGRLSDFPETVQKKVAALVAETKQNTGLTFTIALSYGGRTEIIDACQQIWELGRKGKIANPPDSEEQFRRFLYDPELPDIDLLIRTGGEKRISNFLLWHLAYAELYFTETLWPDFRKKQLLEAIEEFSRRERRFGRVKEE, from the coding sequence ATGCCGAAACTTCGTATACCGGTTCATATCGCCGCAATAATGGACGGCAACGGCCGCTGGGCAAGACGGCGTGGTCTACCTCGCACTTTCGGTCATCGCCAGGGCGTAAAGGCATTGCGCGAAATTGTTGAGGCCTGTGGTGAAATTGGCGTGCGATTCCTCACCGTCTTTACATTCTCAACCGAGAACTGGCAAAGACCCAAGAAAGAAGTTGACAACCTGATAAACTTGATTGACCGGGCAGTTGATGAACAACGCGCTGATATGATAAAAAACAATGTCCGTTTCCGTGCCATCGGCCGATTATCGGACTTTCCGGAAACGGTTCAAAAAAAGGTGGCGGCGCTCGTTGCTGAAACGAAGCAAAATACCGGCTTAACTTTTACCATCGCTTTAAGTTACGGCGGCAGAACCGAAATAATTGACGCCTGCCAGCAAATCTGGGAACTGGGCCGCAAGGGTAAAATTGCCAATCCGCCCGATTCCGAAGAACAGTTTCGCCGTTTTCTTTACGACCCGGAGTTGCCGGACATCGACCTTTTGATTCGCACCGGCGGCGAAAAGCGCATCTCCAACTTCCTCCTCTGGCACCTCGCCTATGCCGAACTGTACTTTACCGAAACCCTCTGGCCCGATTTTCGCAAAAAACAACTACTTGAAGCGATTGAAGAGTTCTCGCGCCGCGAAAGGCGCTTTGGCCGTGTTAAAGAAGAATAG
- the frr gene encoding ribosome recycling factor, giving the protein MLEKLYNECRSKMTKALEVLAGEFARIRTARANPAILDGIKVNYYNTPTPLKQVANISVPEPRQLVVQPWDRTLLPEIEKAILKAELGLTPKVEANLVRIPIPPLSEERRRELGKLCAKLAEDTRVAIRAVRRDFNEEAKKLEKEKKISEDDAKLAQKKIQEITDEFIKKVDELLEKKQAEIMER; this is encoded by the coding sequence ATGTTAGAAAAACTTTACAATGAATGTCGTAGCAAGATGACAAAGGCGCTCGAAGTACTCGCTGGTGAATTTGCCCGTATTCGCACCGCCCGTGCCAATCCCGCGATTCTCGATGGTATCAAGGTTAATTACTACAACACACCAACCCCTTTAAAACAGGTCGCAAACATTTCGGTCCCTGAACCCCGCCAACTGGTAGTCCAACCCTGGGACCGTACGCTGTTGCCCGAGATTGAAAAGGCAATTCTCAAAGCCGAACTGGGTCTCACACCCAAAGTTGAAGCCAATCTCGTCCGCATCCCCATCCCGCCGCTCAGTGAGGAACGACGCCGGGAACTGGGAAAACTTTGCGCCAAACTGGCAGAAGACACCCGCGTCGCAATCCGGGCGGTCCGACGCGACTTTAATGAAGAGGCTAAAAAACTGGAAAAAGAGAAAAAAATCTCCGAAGACGACGCCAAACTTGCCCAGAAAAAAATCCAGGAGATAACCGACGAGTTCATCAAAAAGGTCGATGAACTTTTAGAGAAAAAACAGGCCGAGATAATGGAGCGGTAG
- a CDS encoding uridine monophosphate kinase → MAKTSSSDDTPGLNWVSSTYHRVLLKLSGEIFQRDALIGDIVRQLIRAHKKGVKLALVLGGGNIIRGRTARQFDPVAADQAGMLATVINGIILTEKLKPEAPVCHLAAIPVGKFVPQYTINQARLLLEEGKILVLSGGTGNPFFSTDSAAALRALELNMEIILKGTKVPGIFSADPEKYPDAQFYPRITYEQALAEGLKVMDQTAFALCREHRIPIVVFDINQPDAILKIIGGKKIGSCVC, encoded by the coding sequence TTGGCGAAAACATCGTCATCCGACGATACGCCCGGTTTAAACTGGGTGAGTAGCACCTACCACCGCGTCCTTTTAAAACTGTCCGGTGAAATCTTTCAGCGTGATGCGCTTATCGGTGATATTGTACGCCAGTTAATTCGGGCTCATAAAAAGGGGGTGAAACTGGCACTGGTACTGGGCGGCGGCAATATCATCCGGGGCCGAACTGCCCGGCAGTTTGACCCCGTTGCTGCAGACCAGGCTGGGATGCTCGCCACCGTAATCAATGGCATCATACTTACCGAGAAATTAAAACCCGAAGCCCCGGTCTGTCACCTCGCCGCCATCCCGGTGGGGAAATTTGTCCCCCAGTACACCATCAACCAGGCGCGGTTGCTCCTTGAAGAAGGCAAAATCCTCGTCCTCTCCGGCGGTACCGGTAACCCATTCTTTTCCACCGATTCCGCCGCAGCCCTGCGCGCTCTCGAACTGAATATGGAAATAATCCTCAAAGGAACAAAGGTTCCGGGGATTTTTTCTGCTGACCCCGAGAAATACCCCGATGCCCAATTCTACCCCCGCATCACCTATGAACAGGCTTTAGCCGAAGGACTAAAGGTAATGGACCAAACCGCATTTGCCCTCTGTCGGGAACATCGAATCCCGATTGTCGTGTTTGACATAAACCAGCCTGATGCTATTCTAAAAATAATCGGAGGTAAAAAAATCGGGAGCTGTGTATGTTAG
- the tsf gene encoding translation elongation factor Ts, which translates to MAQPMEKVVELRRRTGAGVMDCKTALEEAQGNIDQAIEILRKRGIAKAAKKAERPTAAGVIDAYIHPGERLGVLIEVDTETDFVARNQEFRRFVRDIAMHIAACDPIAIDRTQVPQEVIEREKRIYQEQAAQTGKPAPVVEKIVQGKVEKFYAEVCLLEQQFVKAPEKTVGDYLKENIAKFGENIVIRRYARFKLGE; encoded by the coding sequence ATGGCTCAACCAATGGAAAAAGTTGTTGAACTGCGCCGTCGAACCGGTGCCGGAGTTATGGATTGCAAAACTGCGCTTGAAGAGGCGCAAGGTAACATCGACCAGGCAATTGAAATACTACGCAAACGAGGCATTGCCAAAGCAGCCAAAAAGGCAGAGCGGCCCACCGCTGCTGGTGTCATTGACGCCTATATCCACCCCGGAGAACGTCTTGGCGTCCTGATTGAAGTAGACACCGAAACCGATTTTGTTGCCCGCAACCAGGAATTTCGGCGTTTTGTCCGGGACATTGCGATGCACATCGCCGCCTGTGACCCAATCGCCATCGACCGCACTCAGGTGCCCCAGGAAGTGATAGAACGGGAAAAACGCATCTATCAAGAGCAAGCCGCCCAGACCGGAAAACCGGCGCCGGTTGTTGAGAAAATCGTCCAGGGTAAGGTCGAAAAATTTTACGCTGAGGTCTGTCTTCTCGAACAGCAGTTCGTCAAAGCACCGGAAAAAACCGTCGGTGACTATTTAAAAGAGAACATCGCAAAGTTTGGCGAAAACATCGTCATCCGACGATACGCCCGGTTTAAACTGGGTGAGTAG
- the rpsB gene encoding 30S ribosomal protein S2 encodes MDQTLTIKQLLEAGLHFGHHSRRWNPKMKPYIFGKRNGIFIIDLEKTLERLRTAYDVVRSVTESGKEIIFVGTKPQARPIIEEEAKRCNSCYVTVRWVGGILTNFEVITTRINRLAKLEQLLNQPQLNATKKEVMRLQREYRKLAKLFAGLQQLDRLPGAIFVVDPVREATAVAEARRMKVPIIALIDTNGDPELIDYPIPGNDDALRSIRLVTSIIANAVMEGKKQFETEGMGANEQSREV; translated from the coding sequence GTGGACCAAACGTTAACCATTAAACAACTACTTGAAGCCGGGCTCCATTTTGGACATCATTCCCGGCGTTGGAATCCGAAGATGAAACCCTACATCTTCGGGAAAAGAAACGGCATCTTCATCATCGACCTCGAAAAAACCCTCGAACGGCTTCGCACCGCTTACGATGTCGTGCGCTCGGTTACCGAATCGGGGAAAGAGATTATCTTTGTCGGCACAAAACCCCAGGCAAGACCGATAATTGAAGAAGAGGCAAAACGCTGTAACTCCTGTTATGTCACGGTCCGGTGGGTGGGAGGTATCCTTACGAACTTTGAGGTCATCACCACCCGCATCAATCGGCTGGCAAAACTGGAGCAACTGCTCAACCAACCGCAACTCAACGCCACCAAAAAAGAGGTGATGCGACTGCAACGGGAGTACCGAAAACTCGCCAAACTGTTTGCCGGTCTCCAGCAGCTCGACCGGTTGCCCGGAGCGATATTTGTCGTTGACCCGGTGCGTGAAGCCACCGCGGTCGCTGAAGCCCGACGGATGAAGGTCCCAATCATCGCCCTCATTGACACCAATGGCGACCCCGAACTGATCGACTATCCGATACCAGGGAATGATGATGCCCTACGCTCTATCCGACTCGTTACCAGCATCATCGCCAATGCGGTAATGGAAGGCAAAAAACAGTTTGAAACTGAAGGTATGGGGGCAAACGAACAATCAAGGGAGGTATGA
- the rpsI gene encoding 30S ribosomal protein S9 has product MNQVYFATGSRKTAVAKVRLIPGIAESTVNGKPFETYFGRSDLVQMALAPLEITGTRATFGIKCTVAGGGLAAQAGAVALGAARALLTYNPDLRAQLKAAALLKRDPREKERMKYGLAKRRKRFQWTKR; this is encoded by the coding sequence ATGAATCAAGTATACTTTGCAACCGGCTCAAGAAAAACCGCCGTCGCCAAAGTCCGTCTTATCCCGGGTATTGCCGAAAGCACAGTCAACGGCAAACCTTTCGAAACATATTTCGGCCGGAGCGACCTTGTACAAATGGCATTGGCACCTTTGGAGATAACCGGAACGCGGGCAACATTCGGGATTAAATGTACCGTCGCGGGCGGCGGTTTAGCCGCGCAGGCAGGAGCGGTAGCGCTGGGTGCAGCCCGGGCGCTGCTGACCTACAACCCGGACCTGCGCGCCCAGCTTAAGGCGGCAGCGCTCCTGAAGCGCGACCCGCGGGAAAAGGAAAGAATGAAGTATGGATTGGCAAAAAGAAGGAAGCGGTTCCAGTGGACCAAACGTTAA
- the rplM gene encoding 50S ribosomal protein L13, producing MKTSTAKKSEMKGEWYLIDANEQVLGRLATRIARLLMGKHRPNYTPHVDAGDHVVVINAQGIRVTGNKSEQKIYYRHSTLPGKLKMRTYRETIARFPTRPLQLAVLRMLPKNRLQAKRIRRLHIYVGAEHPHQAQKLIPVDIE from the coding sequence ATGAAAACTTCGACAGCAAAAAAATCGGAAATGAAAGGCGAATGGTATCTCATTGACGCCAATGAGCAGGTCCTGGGGCGGCTTGCGACCCGCATCGCCCGACTGCTCATGGGAAAACACCGCCCCAACTATACCCCGCACGTCGATGCCGGGGACCATGTGGTGGTAATAAACGCCCAGGGTATTCGGGTCACCGGTAACAAATCAGAGCAAAAGATTTATTACCGGCACTCCACCCTTCCGGGAAAACTGAAGATGCGAACTTATCGGGAAACGATTGCTCGATTTCCCACCCGCCCTCTGCAACTGGCGGTCCTACGGATGCTACCCAAAAATCGCCTTCAGGCGAAACGGATTCGCCGTCTGCACATCTATGTGGGAGCAGAGCATCCGCACCAGGCACAGAAGCTTATACCGGTAGACATAGAATAA
- a CDS encoding single-stranded DNA-binding protein — MADQQRNSPGNLRLGYLNTVIIMGRLTADADLRFTPKGTPVCSFRIAVNRRFKENDENWKDETYYFNVTIWAKLAERLSDRLKKGIAVLINGELRSRAWDSPTGEKRSEVNIYGRSVQILDRSAAPGPEDTEIDAIPPVDEEPDIPKDQLDDIPF, encoded by the coding sequence ATGGCTGACCAGCAGCGTAACAGCCCCGGTAATTTACGGCTCGGTTATCTCAACACCGTAATTATTATGGGCCGACTCACCGCCGACGCCGATTTGCGCTTCACACCGAAAGGCACCCCGGTCTGTTCATTTCGTATCGCCGTCAACCGCCGCTTCAAAGAAAATGACGAAAACTGGAAAGACGAAACCTACTACTTCAATGTTACCATCTGGGCAAAACTGGCGGAACGTTTAAGCGATCGGTTGAAGAAAGGAATTGCCGTATTAATCAACGGCGAGTTACGCAGTCGTGCCTGGGATAGCCCAACCGGTGAAAAGAGAAGTGAGGTCAACATCTATGGCCGAAGTGTTCAGATTCTCGACCGCAGCGCGGCACCCGGACCTGAAGATACCGAAATCGACGCCATCCCACCCGTTGATGAAGAACCCGACATCCCTAAAGACCAGCTCGATGACATACCATTCTGA
- the rpsF gene encoding 30S ribosomal protein S6 — translation MNNYELTLIVDPNLSEKDGARLQEELVNLLKSHGAERFYDIRSERRALAYPIRKQREAIYYFITFLGPAALPEKVRQDLMHREEIFRLSFFRLPHAPAGIETAAPKSASTPTDNSTPDEVNNG, via the coding sequence GTGAACAACTATGAACTAACATTAATCGTTGACCCGAACCTATCAGAAAAAGACGGCGCGCGGCTCCAGGAGGAACTGGTCAACCTCTTGAAAAGCCATGGCGCCGAGAGGTTTTACGACATTCGCTCCGAACGCCGCGCCCTCGCCTACCCGATTCGCAAACAACGCGAAGCAATCTACTACTTCATCACTTTTCTTGGTCCGGCTGCCCTGCCGGAAAAGGTGCGCCAGGACTTAATGCACCGTGAAGAAATCTTCCGTCTCTCATTTTTCCGTCTGCCCCATGCGCCTGCCGGCATCGAAACAGCGGCGCCCAAAAGCGCCTCAACGCCGACCGATAACTCAACCCCTGATGAGGTGAACAATGGCTGA
- the ychF gene encoding redox-regulated ATPase YchF, with product MKVGIVGLPNVGKTSLFNLLTGAHARVDLFPFTTVEKNVGVVTVPDERLEILAQIIKPRKVTPAHIDFVDIAGLVKGASQGEGLGNKFLAHIRESHLILHLVRNFTTPDITHIFDSVDPERDVAIVESELALADLTIVERRLATARKEPATPERNTLISALEKLTVALSQGFTPPSLTSDEKQAVREFNLFILKPIVYAINCSDEQPVDSNKFPRLAARTNLLFSAALEQEIADLPEPDKRELRASLNLAPEGPAGIVQRCFAALNLIRFYTVKGEESRAWSAPIGTTALEAAYMIHTDIGKGFIKAEVISYQELISAGSFKAAQDAGKVKIEGKNYQIQDGDVLLIRFK from the coding sequence ATGAAGGTTGGCATCGTCGGCTTGCCCAATGTCGGTAAAACTTCGCTATTCAACCTTCTGACCGGCGCCCACGCCCGCGTTGACCTGTTTCCCTTCACCACGGTTGAAAAGAATGTCGGGGTAGTTACGGTACCGGATGAAAGGCTGGAAATACTCGCCCAGATAATAAAACCCCGCAAGGTAACCCCGGCACACATCGACTTTGTTGACATTGCCGGTCTGGTAAAAGGAGCCAGTCAGGGCGAAGGTTTGGGCAACAAGTTCCTGGCTCACATCCGGGAGTCACATCTCATCCTCCATCTGGTGCGCAACTTCACCACACCGGACATCACGCACATATTTGATTCTGTTGACCCGGAACGGGATGTGGCAATTGTTGAAAGCGAACTGGCACTGGCGGACCTGACAATTGTCGAACGCCGTCTCGCCACCGCCCGCAAAGAACCGGCAACACCGGAAAGAAACACCCTCATCTCGGCACTCGAGAAACTAACCGTCGCACTCAGCCAGGGTTTTACCCCGCCATCGTTGACATCCGATGAAAAACAGGCGGTCCGGGAGTTTAACCTGTTTATCCTCAAACCAATCGTCTACGCCATCAACTGCAGCGACGAACAGCCCGTGGACTCAAATAAATTCCCCCGGCTCGCGGCGCGCACCAACCTGCTCTTCTCCGCCGCCCTTGAACAGGAGATTGCCGACCTTCCGGAACCGGACAAACGCGAGTTGCGTGCCAGCCTGAACCTTGCGCCGGAAGGACCGGCCGGCATCGTTCAGCGCTGTTTTGCCGCCCTGAACCTCATCCGTTTCTATACCGTCAAAGGTGAAGAGTCGCGCGCCTGGTCGGCACCAATTGGTACAACCGCCCTTGAAGCCGCCTATATGATTCACACCGACATCGGCAAAGGTTTCATCAAAGCGGAGGTTATCTCTTATCAGGAACTCATCAGCGCCGGTAGTTTTAAAGCCGCCCAGGATGCGGGTAAAGTAAAAATTGAAGGTAAAAATTATCAAATACAGGACGGTGATGTCCTGTTAATCAGATTTAAATAA
- the pth gene encoding aminoacyl-tRNA hydrolase → MTIFGLGNPGPRYAPTRHNIGFMTVDTVARRLGVRFHHLPGRFLARARYANTDIFLVKPLLYMNESGVVVREQLTAQPDEFLVVVDDLALPFGQLRLRPKGSDGGHKGLASIIYHLNRNDFPRLRIGIGAPQGMDAVEYVLSPFTPEETQLLPEILERAADACLSVVTDGIEKTMNLINAPAQHHPSTTTAPPENLK, encoded by the coding sequence ATGACCATCTTCGGACTGGGGAACCCGGGACCACGTTACGCCCCGACCCGGCACAACATAGGTTTTATGACCGTTGATACAGTTGCCCGGCGCCTGGGTGTAAGGTTCCACCATTTACCCGGTAGGTTCCTGGCACGCGCCCGTTACGCCAACACCGATATTTTCCTGGTCAAACCGCTCCTCTATATGAACGAATCGGGTGTCGTGGTCCGGGAACAACTAACCGCCCAGCCCGACGAATTCCTTGTGGTTGTGGATGACCTTGCTTTGCCCTTTGGACAGCTTCGGCTCCGACCCAAAGGTTCGGATGGTGGTCACAAGGGCCTCGCATCAATAATCTATCACCTGAATCGCAACGACTTCCCGCGCCTGCGCATCGGGATTGGTGCCCCGCAGGGAATGGATGCGGTAGAATATGTCCTATCGCCCTTTACCCCGGAAGAGACCCAACTTCTGCCGGAAATCCTCGAACGCGCGGCTGACGCCTGCCTCTCGGTGGTCACCGATGGCATCGAGAAGACGATGAATCTGATAAATGCCCCTGCCCAACATCATCCCAGCACGACAACCGCTCCACCGGAGAACTTAAAATGA
- a CDS encoding 50S ribosomal protein L25 translates to MAQIKAKIRTETGKSKMRKMRRAGQLPAVMYGHGDPSTLLTLSAHEFQRLLSELRGRTPIVDLEIDGQGVVRCVIKTIQRNPINNAFLHIDFQKVHPDEKITMSVPVRLHGTAEGVKQGGMLELVLHEIPVRATIDKIPEHFDIDITQLKMGHSIHISDLKYEEVEFLLPGESAIVTILTPRKLAAAIATPAPTEAVAEPEVIKAKKEEGEEEATEEKGKAGEEKKEEKKKEK, encoded by the coding sequence ATGGCACAGATCAAGGCAAAAATCAGAACCGAAACTGGAAAATCAAAAATGCGCAAAATGCGCCGGGCAGGACAACTGCCCGCCGTAATGTACGGTCATGGTGACCCTTCAACACTTTTAACACTGTCCGCCCACGAGTTTCAACGCCTGCTCAGCGAACTGAGGGGACGCACACCAATTGTTGACCTCGAAATTGACGGTCAGGGTGTTGTACGCTGTGTTATCAAAACGATTCAGCGCAACCCAATCAACAACGCCTTCCTTCATATCGACTTCCAGAAGGTCCATCCGGACGAGAAGATTACGATGAGTGTGCCGGTGCGGCTCCACGGTACCGCCGAAGGTGTAAAACAGGGCGGGATGCTCGAACTCGTGCTCCATGAAATCCCGGTGCGGGCAACGATTGACAAAATTCCGGAGCATTTTGACATTGACATCACCCAACTGAAAATGGGACACTCAATCCATATCTCGGACCTGAAGTACGAAGAGGTTGAATTTCTCCTGCCGGGTGAATCTGCCATCGTCACCATCCTGACTCCCCGTAAGCTTGCTGCCGCAATTGCGACCCCGGCGCCCACCGAAGCCGTTGCTGAACCGGAAGTGATTAAGGCAAAGAAGGAGGAAGGTGAAGAAGAAGCGACCGAAGAGAAAGGTAAGGCAGGCGAAGAGAAAAAAGAAGAAAAGAAGAAGGAAAAGTGA
- a CDS encoding ribose-phosphate pyrophosphokinase yields the protein MAEDLKLFSGRANRPLAEKISRHLDVPLGAAEITNFADGEIRININENVRGKDVFVIQPTPPPAENILELLLMIDALKRASARRITAVIPYYGYARQDRKDKPRVPLSAKLIANMLTRAGIDRVLTMDLHADQIQGYFDIPVDHLFSTPVLVKYFAARTENLVVVAPDTGRAHRARGFAERLGDKIPIAIIDKRRAAPNQSEALRVVGDVAGMEALIFDDMIDTGGTLLRAADALLNAGARSVNATATHGIFSRNAVQLIADSQIAEVVITDTIAQPPEKNHPKIKLLSVSALLAEAILRIHREESVSSLFI from the coding sequence ATGGCAGAGGATTTGAAACTGTTTTCGGGCCGGGCAAACCGGCCGCTGGCAGAAAAAATCTCCCGGCACCTTGATGTACCCCTTGGTGCCGCTGAAATAACTAACTTTGCCGACGGCGAAATCCGAATCAACATCAACGAGAATGTTCGCGGAAAAGATGTATTTGTAATTCAACCCACCCCACCCCCGGCAGAAAACATCCTTGAACTCCTTTTGATGATTGATGCCCTGAAACGCGCCTCAGCCCGCCGCATCACCGCGGTTATCCCTTATTACGGCTATGCGCGCCAGGACCGAAAAGACAAACCTCGGGTTCCGCTCTCCGCGAAGTTGATTGCCAATATGTTGACCCGTGCCGGCATCGACCGGGTTTTAACCATGGACCTGCACGCCGACCAGATTCAGGGTTATTTTGACATCCCGGTGGACCATCTTTTTTCCACACCGGTTTTGGTTAAATACTTCGCTGCCCGGACCGAAAACTTGGTGGTGGTTGCGCCCGATACGGGCCGCGCCCACCGGGCAAGAGGTTTTGCCGAGCGCCTGGGCGACAAGATTCCCATCGCCATCATCGACAAACGCCGCGCCGCACCCAACCAGAGCGAAGCGCTGCGGGTCGTCGGTGATGTTGCCGGTATGGAAGCCCTCATTTTCGACGATATGATTGATACCGGTGGCACTTTACTCCGGGCAGCTGATGCATTGCTCAATGCCGGCGCCCGGTCGGTTAATGCTACCGCCACCCATGGTATCTTTTCCCGTAATGCGGTGCAACTTATCGCTGATTCCCAAATCGCCGAAGTGGTGATTACCGATACCATTGCTCAACCGCCGGAAAAGAACCATCCGAAAATCAAGCTGCTTTCCGTCTCCGCATTGCTGGCGGAAGCAATTTTAAGGATTCACCGCGAAGAGTCGGTAAGTTCCCTTTTTATATAA
- the ispE gene encoding 4-(cytidine 5'-diphospho)-2-C-methyl-D-erythritol kinase has product MDKITLLAPAKLNLGLWVGKKRRDGFHEILTTMVPLEFGDTVQITKTGSGLKLKITGIQLNIAPEQNLAFRAASLFFSQLKIPPCCFISIHKRIPPGSGLGGGSSDAASVLLGLSALFDSPLSTSKLHRLAAQLGSDVPFFLRAAACVARGRGELLRRVRLPTLNFVLLIPGFGVNTAWAYRALDRQRRKLTAVPISPKILALKLRRNEPAGIAAQLYNSFEPVVFRRFPQLKRAKDLLLKKGACAASLSGSGSTVYGLFLGPDPMAVLKLVKREALGFSVISTRSRPTVRDNWGVV; this is encoded by the coding sequence ATGGACAAAATTACCCTTCTGGCACCGGCGAAACTCAACCTTGGCTTATGGGTCGGGAAAAAACGCCGGGACGGATTTCATGAAATCTTGACCACTATGGTCCCGCTTGAGTTCGGGGACACGGTACAGATAACCAAGACCGGTTCCGGACTCAAACTGAAAATCACCGGCATCCAGTTGAACATCGCCCCGGAGCAGAACCTTGCATTCCGGGCGGCAAGCCTGTTTTTCAGTCAACTAAAAATCCCGCCTTGCTGTTTCATCTCAATCCACAAACGCATCCCACCCGGTTCAGGACTTGGTGGTGGGTCAAGCGATGCCGCAAGCGTGCTTCTGGGACTCTCGGCACTGTTCGACTCCCCCCTTTCAACCAGCAAATTGCACCGCCTTGCCGCGCAACTGGGCAGTGATGTGCCGTTTTTTCTGCGCGCCGCAGCCTGTGTTGCCCGGGGTAGGGGTGAATTGCTTCGCAGAGTTCGCCTCCCAACTTTGAACTTCGTACTCTTAATCCCGGGGTTTGGGGTCAATACCGCCTGGGCTTACCGTGCTCTTGACCGACAAAGACGGAAATTGACAGCGGTGCCGATTTCCCCTAAAATACTGGCGTTAAAGTTGAGGCGCAATGAACCGGCAGGGATTGCGGCACAACTTTACAACAGTTTTGAACCGGTGGTTTTCCGCCGGTTTCCACAACTGAAGCGGGCAAAAGACCTGCTTTTGAAAAAAGGCGCCTGTGCCGCAAGTCTGTCTGGTTCCGGCAGTACGGTCTATGGCCTGTTTTTAGGACCTGACCCGATGGCCGTGTTGAAGTTGGTGAAACGAGAAGCCCTCGGTTTTTCCGTAATTTCCACCCGGTCAAGACCGACTGTCCGCGACAATTGGGGTGTTGTCTAA